In Acidobacteriota bacterium, the sequence CGGCGAACAGCGTGTCGAGGATCTCCAGCTTGAGCGGCGCCTCGGCCGCCGCGTTGACCAGCCGGGTGTAGTACACGTTCTCGGAGCCGAAGTAGCGGTCGGCGTCCTGGTCCACCAGGGTCATGATGCGGCTCACGCGGTCTGCGTCCAGCGTGGTGCGCCGCCGGAGGATCTCCCGAATCTTCTCCCGCTCGGAGTCCTCGAGCTTCATGTCGCTGTACGCCACCCGCCACAACAGGCCGGCGAAGCCGGCGATGAGCTTCACCTCGGACTCCGGCAGGTCCGCCAGGCACCCTTCCAGGCGGCCGAACAGGCTGCCCCACTCGTAATCGCCGCGGACGCTCCGCTTCGCCTCGAGACCCATGATCTTGAGAAAGTTCATGCGCCGCCCTCCCCTGCCGCCGCCGGCGTGCGGGCGGCGATGAGCCCATCCATGCGCTCGCGGCCGGACCGCAGCCACGTCACCTCGACGAATCCGGCGGCCTCGAGGTCGCGGCGGTACTCGGCGAAGGTGTACGTGTCGCCCCCCGCCGTGCTCACCAGCATGTTGATGGCGAACTGCGCGCCGGCCGCCGGCTCGGTACGGCTCTCGTCCATGACGTGGTCGCGGACGAGCAGCGTGCCGCCGGGTTCGAGGGCGCGGCGGATCTTGGCGAACAGCGCCCGGTTCTCCTCGGGTGAGTTCTGATGGGTGATGGCCGAAAGCAGCGCCAGGTCGCAACCGCCGGGCAGTTCGTCGCACTCGAAGTTGCCCCCCACCAGGGTGACCCGGTCCAGCAGCCCCTCGGCACGGAGCCATTCCACCGCCATCATGGTCACCCGGGGCAGGTCG encodes:
- a CDS encoding TerB family tellurite resistance protein, whose amino-acid sequence is MNFLKIMGLEAKRSVRGDYEWGSLFGRLEGCLADLPESEVKLIAGFAGLLWRVAYSDMKLEDSEREKIREILRRRTTLDADRVSRIMTLVDQDADRYFGSENVYYTRLVNAAAEAPLKLEILDTLFAVAAANGSICAKEEAELRIIATGLFLSHDDYIRIRLRYREYLDVLK